One genomic segment of Amycolatopsis sp. Hca4 includes these proteins:
- a CDS encoding winged helix-turn-helix domain-containing protein, with protein MTTSAERRATDVIHVGIRIDLTGRAVDADALASRLATALGGADVVTVERRNHLSLVPDPVLHIETGPRRVLLLGRPVPLTRLEFDLLRFLSAHPDRVFTRSALKTALWPRQDGGDRTVDVHVRKLRAKLEPHLDPITTVRGVGYRFEGSAPVTLS; from the coding sequence ATGACGACCTCGGCGGAACGACGAGCGACCGACGTGATCCACGTCGGCATCCGGATCGACCTCACCGGCCGCGCGGTCGACGCCGACGCGCTCGCCTCCCGGCTGGCCACCGCGCTCGGCGGCGCGGACGTCGTCACCGTGGAGCGCCGCAACCACCTGAGCCTGGTCCCGGACCCGGTGCTGCACATCGAAACCGGCCCCCGGCGCGTGCTCCTGCTGGGCCGCCCGGTCCCGTTGACCCGGCTGGAGTTCGACCTGCTGCGCTTCCTGAGCGCACACCCGGACCGGGTGTTCACCCGGTCCGCGCTGAAGACCGCGCTGTGGCCGAGACAGGACGGCGGGGACCGCACGGTCGACGTCCACGTGCGCAAACTGCGGGCCAAGCTGGAACCGCACCTGGACCCGATCACCACGGTCCGGGGCGTCGGTTACCGCTTCGAGGGATCGGCACCGGTCACGCTCTCGTGA
- a CDS encoding ABC transporter permease, whose protein sequence is MSAPALPPLAARSLPAAVWRAVRSGRWTSVCTVLIALIVLLAAGADLFVLLEGQSLVPDISTLGPTGLPAGPLGGVSGAHWFGVEPLTGVDLFALVAHGARTSLLVGLGATVLGTTLGVLIGVSAGYLGGWWDRLVTWTADVILGFPYLIFMIALGAVLPVDFPRQVTLIVVLGLFGWPRVARIVRAQALTLAKRDFVAAAKVVGGGPWHVFTRELLPNLWAPIIVVASLAIPSMIGSEAALSFLGVGVLPPTPSWGRTISTAIDFFETDPMYLVFPGLLLFLITLAFNVVGDAIRDALDPRSAGAA, encoded by the coding sequence GTGTCCGCCCCTGCCCTCCCGCCGCTTGCGGCGCGCTCTCTACCTGCCGCGGTCTGGCGTGCCGTCCGGTCCGGGCGGTGGACGTCCGTCTGCACCGTCCTGATCGCCCTCATCGTGCTGCTCGCCGCCGGGGCCGACCTCTTCGTCCTCCTCGAAGGCCAGAGCCTCGTCCCGGACATCTCGACGCTCGGCCCGACCGGGCTCCCGGCCGGGCCGCTCGGCGGGGTGAGCGGCGCGCACTGGTTCGGGGTCGAGCCGCTGACCGGCGTCGACCTCTTCGCGCTCGTCGCCCACGGGGCGCGGACGTCGCTGCTCGTCGGGCTCGGTGCCACCGTGCTCGGCACGACGCTCGGGGTGCTGATCGGCGTCAGCGCCGGCTACCTCGGCGGCTGGTGGGACCGGCTGGTGACCTGGACCGCCGACGTCATCCTCGGCTTCCCGTACCTGATCTTCATGATCGCGCTCGGCGCCGTGCTGCCGGTCGACTTCCCGCGGCAGGTCACGCTCATCGTCGTGCTGGGGCTCTTCGGCTGGCCGCGCGTCGCCCGGATCGTCCGGGCCCAGGCGCTGACGCTGGCCAAGCGCGACTTCGTCGCCGCGGCCAAGGTCGTCGGCGGCGGCCCGTGGCACGTCTTCACCCGGGAACTGCTGCCCAACCTGTGGGCGCCGATCATCGTGGTGGCCAGCCTGGCCATCCCGTCGATGATCGGCAGCGAAGCCGCGCTGTCGTTCCTCGGCGTCGGCGTCCTGCCCCCGACCCCCAGCTGGGGCCGCACCATCAGCACCGCCATCGACTTCTTCGAAACGGACCCGATGTACCTGGTCTTCCCGGGGCTGCTGCTGTTCCTGATCACGCTCGCCTTCAACGTCGTCGGCGACGCGATCCGCGACGCGCTCGACCCGCGTTCGGCGGGTGCGGCCTGA
- a CDS encoding helix-turn-helix domain-containing protein, protein MAAKPAKERLTEAAFALFAERGYEQTTVDDITDRAGVGRTTFFRTFRTKEDVIFPDHEVLLGPSKPAWPARPTAPR, encoded by the coding sequence ATGGCGGCGAAGCCGGCCAAGGAGCGCCTGACCGAAGCGGCGTTCGCGCTGTTCGCCGAGCGCGGCTACGAGCAGACCACGGTCGACGACATCACCGACCGGGCCGGCGTCGGCCGCACGACCTTCTTCCGCACCTTCCGGACGAAGGAGGACGTGATCTTCCCGGACCACGAAGTCCTCCTCGGGCCATCGAAACCCGCCTGGCCGGCTCGACCGACCGCACCGCGCTGA
- a CDS encoding ABC transporter permease — translation MRTARFVATRFAGMLLVLLVVTFVTFVVFYVLPADPARMACGRPCSPEGLQLAREFMGYNVPWYGQFFEFLGGILGGRTFGTGAAAIHCTAPCFGWDFQNNVGVLAEIGGRIEVSFSVALGAAAIWIVLGVGLGVLSALRRGTAVDRITMAAAMAGVSMPAYLAGMIGITIFAFALDVVPKNGYVPLTEDPVQWAWHLVLPWFVLAFLHAAIYARLTRGQMLETLGEDYIRTARAKGLTERKVVGRHALRNVLLPVVTVFGVDLGALLAGTVITERIFGMAGVGRLLVDAIASLNLPVLLGVTLFSALLVTVLNFLVDLCYGALDPRARLV, via the coding sequence ATGCGCACCGCCCGCTTCGTCGCCACCCGGTTCGCCGGGATGCTCCTGGTCCTGCTGGTCGTGACGTTCGTGACCTTCGTGGTGTTCTACGTCCTGCCCGCCGACCCGGCCCGGATGGCCTGTGGCCGCCCGTGCTCGCCGGAAGGCCTGCAGCTCGCGCGGGAGTTCATGGGCTACAACGTCCCCTGGTACGGCCAGTTCTTCGAATTCCTCGGCGGGATACTCGGCGGCCGCACGTTCGGCACCGGTGCCGCAGCGATCCACTGCACGGCGCCGTGCTTCGGCTGGGACTTCCAGAACAACGTCGGCGTGCTCGCCGAAATCGGCGGCCGGATCGAGGTCAGCTTCTCCGTGGCGCTCGGCGCGGCGGCGATCTGGATCGTCCTCGGGGTCGGCCTCGGCGTGCTTTCCGCGCTGCGCCGCGGGACCGCGGTCGACCGGATCACCATGGCCGCCGCGATGGCCGGCGTGTCGATGCCCGCCTACCTGGCCGGGATGATCGGCATCACGATCTTCGCGTTCGCCCTCGACGTCGTCCCGAAGAACGGGTACGTGCCGCTGACCGAGGATCCCGTGCAGTGGGCGTGGCACCTGGTGCTGCCGTGGTTCGTGCTCGCGTTCCTGCACGCGGCGATCTACGCGCGGCTCACCCGCGGCCAGATGCTGGAAACCCTCGGCGAGGACTACATCCGCACCGCGCGGGCCAAGGGCCTGACCGAGCGCAAGGTCGTCGGCAGGCACGCGCTGCGCAACGTCCTGCTGCCGGTGGTCACCGTGTTCGGCGTCGACCTCGGCGCCCTGCTGGCCGGGACCGTGATCACCGAGCGGATCTTCGGCATGGCCGGCGTCGGGCGGCTGCTGGTCGACGCGATCGCGTCGCTCAACCTGCCGGTGCTGCTCGGCGTGACGCTGTTCTCGGCCCTGCTCGTCACGGTCCTCAACTTCCTGGTCGATCTCTGCTACGGCGCGCTCGATCCGCGAGCCCGCCTCGTCTGA
- a CDS encoding sulfite oxidase: MTALHDEAGYDRVRVAQWRDGRARMPGLNRRDLLRLTAAGGLALAVTGAAAGTAAAAGPIVKPLPPELFDVYGTNAETRWEAMRGQGYLTPIDRFFVRDHTSTPVLDAATWRLQLFGSGLRGSPTAAAPVELSYRDLRALPSETVTAFVECAGNGRSFFTGQQGQTVSGTAWKLGAVGVARWRGVRLATVLARAGLTRDAVDVLPEGLDPDYVTGGVNLGKVRRPLPVAKALEDVLLAYEMNGQPLPPDHGFPVRLVVPSWAGIASIKWLGRIEVSATPLVSPWNTQYYRLLGPDYPAEGTPVTEQVVKSAFELPWGATLAVGQRQVLRGRSWSGHGRIRRVEVSTDGRTWRPAKPISPALDRGWLQWEFPWRPRTAGEYTLRARATDVTGVRQPDVAPYNTQGYLFGAVVRHPVTVSAS; encoded by the coding sequence ATGACAGCGTTGCATGACGAGGCGGGCTACGACCGGGTGCGCGTGGCGCAGTGGCGGGACGGCCGGGCGCGGATGCCGGGGCTGAACCGGCGCGACCTGCTGCGGCTGACGGCGGCGGGCGGTCTCGCGCTGGCCGTCACCGGGGCCGCGGCGGGGACGGCGGCGGCCGCCGGGCCGATCGTCAAACCGCTGCCGCCGGAGCTGTTCGACGTCTACGGCACCAACGCCGAGACGCGCTGGGAAGCCATGCGCGGCCAGGGGTACCTGACCCCGATCGACCGGTTCTTCGTCCGCGACCACACGTCGACGCCGGTGCTGGACGCGGCCACCTGGCGGCTGCAGCTGTTCGGCTCGGGGCTGCGCGGGTCGCCGACCGCCGCCGCGCCGGTCGAACTGTCCTACCGGGACCTGCGCGCGCTGCCGTCGGAGACGGTCACCGCGTTCGTCGAATGCGCCGGCAACGGCCGGAGCTTCTTCACCGGCCAGCAGGGCCAGACCGTCAGCGGGACGGCGTGGAAGCTCGGCGCGGTCGGGGTCGCCCGCTGGCGCGGCGTCCGGCTCGCGACCGTGCTCGCCCGGGCCGGGCTGACCCGCGACGCCGTCGACGTCCTGCCGGAGGGGCTCGACCCCGACTACGTCACGGGCGGGGTGAACCTCGGCAAGGTGCGGCGGCCGCTGCCGGTGGCGAAGGCACTGGAAGACGTCCTGCTGGCCTACGAGATGAACGGGCAGCCGCTGCCGCCCGACCACGGTTTCCCGGTGCGGCTGGTGGTGCCGTCGTGGGCCGGGATCGCGTCGATCAAGTGGCTGGGCCGGATCGAGGTGTCGGCGACGCCGCTGGTGTCGCCGTGGAACACGCAGTACTACCGGCTGCTGGGCCCGGACTACCCGGCCGAGGGCACGCCGGTGACCGAGCAGGTGGTCAAGAGCGCGTTCGAGCTCCCGTGGGGCGCGACGCTGGCCGTGGGGCAGCGCCAGGTGCTGCGCGGCCGCTCGTGGTCGGGCCACGGCCGGATCCGCCGGGTGGAGGTGAGCACGGACGGCCGCACCTGGCGGCCCGCGAAGCCGATCAGCCCGGCGCTCGACCGCGGCTGGCTGCAGTGGGAGTTCCCGTGGCGGCCCCGGACGGCGGGGGAGTACACGCTGCGGGCGCGCGCGACCGACGTCACCGGGGTCCGGCAGCCGGACGTGGCGCCCTACAACACGCAGGGGTACCTGTTCGGCGCGGTCGTCCGCCACCCGGTGACGGTGAGCGCGAGCTGA
- a CDS encoding LLM class flavin-dependent oxidoreductase — translation MRFQVLDILPHLTNPVTGRRVRTDERFAQALTSARYAEEFGFDAVALGERHAGHFLSSGVTVLLGAIAATTSRVRIQTGVSVLSIHDPLRVAEDYATVDQLSRGRLELVIGKGNELRQLPMFGIENGDQWDALAEKYELLRRLWREEDVTWSGRFRGPLTSVTSLPRPFAGAPRVWHGSATTLTSAELAAKWGDPLFSANALQPRDRYTVLIEHYRKHYAEHGHDPRLAFVGAGAGFLYLADTTQEAREAFGPTYEKIVEYFNQPGNHTPGNPMEFPTVDDAIERGPVLVGSPQQIAEKILWWHEAYGHDLQSFSLPTMIPHEQQLDMLERFASEVVPVVRKAAPTTLWTGDDPYGGRPAVHGRTVADAASGH, via the coding sequence ATGAGATTCCAGGTCCTGGACATCCTGCCTCACCTGACGAACCCGGTGACCGGTCGCCGGGTGCGCACCGACGAGCGCTTCGCGCAGGCGCTGACGTCGGCGCGCTACGCGGAGGAATTCGGGTTCGACGCCGTCGCGCTCGGCGAACGGCACGCCGGGCACTTCCTGAGCAGCGGTGTCACCGTGCTGCTCGGCGCGATCGCCGCGACGACGAGCCGGGTGCGCATCCAGACCGGGGTTTCGGTGCTGTCGATCCACGACCCGCTGCGGGTGGCCGAGGACTACGCCACCGTCGACCAGCTGTCCCGCGGACGGCTGGAACTGGTGATCGGCAAGGGCAACGAGCTGCGCCAGCTGCCGATGTTCGGCATCGAGAACGGCGACCAGTGGGACGCGCTGGCCGAGAAGTACGAACTGCTCCGGCGGCTCTGGCGCGAGGAGGACGTCACCTGGTCGGGCCGGTTCCGCGGCCCGCTGACGTCGGTGACGAGCCTGCCGCGGCCGTTCGCGGGCGCGCCCCGCGTCTGGCACGGCTCGGCCACCACGCTGACGTCGGCCGAGCTGGCGGCGAAGTGGGGTGACCCGCTGTTCTCGGCCAACGCCCTCCAGCCGCGGGACCGGTACACCGTGCTGATCGAGCACTACCGGAAGCACTACGCCGAGCACGGCCACGATCCGCGCCTCGCCTTCGTCGGCGCCGGAGCGGGGTTCCTGTACCTGGCCGACACGACGCAGGAAGCGCGGGAAGCGTTCGGCCCGACCTACGAGAAGATCGTCGAGTACTTCAACCAGCCGGGCAACCACACGCCCGGCAACCCGATGGAGTTCCCGACCGTCGACGACGCCATCGAGCGCGGACCGGTGCTGGTCGGGAGCCCGCAGCAGATCGCCGAGAAGATCCTGTGGTGGCACGAAGCCTACGGCCACGACCTGCAGTCGTTCAGCCTGCCGACGATGATCCCGCACGAGCAGCAGCTGGACATGCTGGAACGGTTCGCCTCGGAGGTCGTTCCGGTCGTGCGCAAGGCCGCGCCGACGACACTGTGGACCGGCGACGACCCGTACGGCGGCCGCCCGGCGGTGCACGGCCGGACCGTCGCGGACGCGGCGAGCGGGCACTGA
- a CDS encoding 3-hydroxybutyryl-CoA dehydrogenase: protein MAAMERVGVVGCGQMGAGIAEVCARAGLDVVVVEADPAGADAGRRRLEGSLARAERKGKIPDAAGVLRRIRVTESLDDLADRTFVVEAVVEDETVKADLFRQLDKIVAAPDAVLASNTSSIPIMKLGTATQRPAQVVGVHFFNPVPVLPLVELVPSLLTTEATVERARTFAQDALGKQAILCQDRAGFVVNALLIPFILAAIRMFESGFATREAIDEGLVRGAAHPQGPLALADLIGLDTTKAVAESLYEEFKEPLYAPPPLLARMVDAGLLGRKTGRGFYTYGRS, encoded by the coding sequence ATGGCGGCGATGGAACGCGTTGGCGTGGTCGGGTGCGGGCAGATGGGCGCGGGCATCGCCGAGGTGTGCGCTCGGGCCGGGCTCGACGTCGTGGTCGTGGAGGCCGATCCCGCCGGGGCGGACGCCGGACGCCGCCGGCTCGAGGGCTCGCTGGCCCGCGCGGAGCGGAAGGGCAAGATCCCCGACGCCGCCGGGGTGCTGCGCCGGATCCGGGTCACCGAGTCGCTCGACGACCTGGCCGACCGCACCTTCGTCGTGGAAGCCGTCGTCGAAGACGAGACGGTGAAGGCGGACCTGTTCCGGCAGCTGGACAAGATCGTGGCCGCGCCGGACGCGGTGCTGGCGTCGAACACCTCGTCCATCCCGATCATGAAGCTCGGCACCGCGACCCAACGTCCCGCCCAGGTCGTCGGCGTGCACTTCTTCAACCCCGTGCCGGTGCTGCCGCTGGTCGAACTCGTGCCGAGCCTGCTGACCACCGAAGCCACCGTCGAGCGCGCCCGGACCTTCGCCCAGGACGCGCTCGGCAAGCAGGCCATCCTCTGCCAGGACCGGGCCGGGTTCGTGGTCAACGCGCTGCTGATCCCGTTCATCCTCGCGGCGATCCGCATGTTCGAGTCCGGCTTCGCCACTCGCGAAGCCATCGACGAAGGCCTGGTCCGCGGCGCCGCCCACCCGCAGGGCCCGCTCGCCCTCGCCGACCTGATCGGCCTCGACACGACCAAGGCCGTCGCCGAATCGCTGTACGAAGAGTTCAAGGAGCCGCTGTACGCACCGCCGCCGCTGCTGGCCCGCATGGTCGACGCCGGCCTGCTCGGCCGCAAGACCGGCCGCGGCTTCTACACCTACGGCCGGTCATGA
- a CDS encoding LLM class flavin-dependent oxidoreductase, with translation MPDVPLSVLDLVPVSSGSDVAEAVRNTVDLARQAESFGYHRYWFAEHHLNPGVAGASPPVLIALVAGATSRIRLGSAGVQLAHRTPLAVVEEFGLLEALHPGRLDLGLGRSGKQLVREYAAAAARPPEAARRVDGLLIPPKPDFGRLARSPRLGLTFRLLQQPGAESPDYSEQVDDILALLAGTYRSPEGLEAHAVPGEGARPEVWILGSSGGQSAAVAGRHSLRFAANYHVSPSSVLEAVDAYRREFRASEALERPYVAVSADVVVAEDDDTARELAAGYGLWVRSIRRAEGAIPFPAPAEAAAHRWTDEDRALVADRVETQFAGSPETVTAGLRRLQEATGADELVITTITHRHADRVRSYELLASQWQSSRFT, from the coding sequence ATGCCTGACGTCCCGCTGTCGGTGCTCGACCTCGTCCCGGTCAGCTCCGGGTCCGACGTGGCCGAAGCCGTGCGCAACACCGTCGACCTCGCCCGGCAGGCCGAAAGCTTCGGCTACCACCGCTACTGGTTCGCCGAGCACCACCTCAACCCGGGCGTCGCCGGCGCTTCGCCGCCGGTGCTGATCGCCCTCGTGGCCGGCGCCACCTCGCGGATCCGGCTCGGCTCGGCGGGCGTCCAGCTCGCCCACCGGACGCCGCTGGCCGTCGTCGAGGAGTTCGGCCTGCTCGAGGCCCTCCACCCCGGCCGGCTGGACCTGGGCCTCGGCCGCAGCGGCAAGCAGCTCGTCCGCGAATACGCCGCTGCCGCCGCCCGGCCGCCGGAGGCCGCGCGCCGGGTCGATGGCCTGCTCATCCCGCCGAAGCCCGACTTCGGGCGCCTGGCGCGGTCCCCGCGGCTCGGGCTGACCTTCCGGTTGCTGCAGCAGCCCGGGGCGGAGTCCCCCGACTACAGCGAGCAGGTCGACGACATCCTCGCGCTGCTCGCCGGCACCTACCGGTCCCCGGAAGGCCTGGAGGCGCACGCCGTCCCGGGCGAAGGCGCGCGGCCGGAGGTCTGGATCCTCGGCAGCAGCGGCGGGCAGAGCGCCGCCGTGGCGGGCCGCCATTCCCTGCGGTTCGCCGCGAACTACCACGTGAGCCCGTCCAGCGTGCTGGAAGCCGTCGACGCCTACCGGCGGGAGTTCCGCGCCTCGGAAGCGCTGGAGCGGCCGTACGTGGCCGTGTCGGCGGACGTCGTCGTGGCCGAAGACGACGACACCGCCCGCGAACTGGCCGCCGGCTACGGGCTCTGGGTCCGCAGCATCCGGCGGGCCGAGGGCGCGATCCCGTTCCCGGCCCCGGCCGAAGCCGCGGCCCACCGGTGGACCGACGAAGACCGCGCCCTGGTCGCCGACCGCGTCGAGACGCAGTTCGCCGGCTCCCCGGAGACCGTGACGGCCGGCCTGCGGCGGCTGCAGGAGGCCACCGGCGCCGACGAGCTCGTGATCACCACCATCACGCACCGGCACGCCGACCGGGTCCGGTCGTACGAATTGCTGGCCTCGCAGTGGCAGTCAAGCCGTTTCACCTGA
- a CDS encoding glycoside hydrolase family 5 protein — translation MPVTRAAADPPSWTGPLSTRGRYIVDAHGDRFKLKAANWHGASGTWTGSGDVNDPANHHAGEIAYQTPLGLDRASIDTVVDGLAQLGLNSVRLQFSNAMIHDTRPVPDLAANPDLHGLTPLQVYDRVVDRLTARGFAVILNNHTTTSRWCCGLDGNERWNTAQSEQQWQDDWLFMARRYAANKRVVGADLYNEVRRNAFDDPNWGWGNGTDWQRASQQVADRILTEANRDLLIFVEGINWTGLPIDGFAHGRPTLEPARTLSHTLVDSGKLVYSAHFYGYTGPNHSGATGIGETHDPRYRDLSPQDLRDTLYRQAFFVSADTGKHYTAPLWISEFGEGRNTTDPASRTFFETFVNYLAETDTDFAYWPAVGFQANGSGDGWALLEYDSAGHRIDVLDGTDWRGPAWQRLISAPSRTGPIPDDAAHWSMLNLDYADFQESRQVRALPDWNSGARKGVCPDGRRLAGLAHTGNRGLCTGTLAAPTGYVVVRDETHVDTDWASGYTKTQCPPDHAVVGYSVQGAAFSAVLCGRSATPLGRTGRTVWFDRGDNRPAGDPGGDFATGNYKGQCAPGEYVAGVAYTGRIGSSRTPDALFCRS, via the coding sequence GTGCCCGTCACCCGGGCCGCCGCCGACCCGCCGTCCTGGACCGGGCCGCTCAGCACCCGCGGCCGGTACATCGTCGACGCGCACGGCGACCGCTTCAAGCTGAAGGCCGCCAACTGGCACGGCGCGAGCGGCACGTGGACCGGTTCCGGCGACGTCAACGACCCGGCGAACCACCACGCCGGCGAGATCGCCTACCAGACCCCGCTCGGGCTCGACCGCGCGTCGATCGACACCGTCGTCGACGGGCTCGCGCAGCTCGGCCTCAACAGCGTCCGGCTGCAGTTCTCCAACGCGATGATCCACGACACCCGGCCCGTCCCGGACCTGGCCGCCAATCCGGACCTGCACGGCCTGACGCCGCTGCAGGTCTACGACCGCGTCGTCGACCGGCTGACCGCGCGCGGGTTCGCCGTCATCCTCAACAACCACACCACGACCTCGCGCTGGTGCTGCGGCCTCGACGGCAACGAACGCTGGAACACCGCGCAGAGCGAGCAGCAGTGGCAGGACGACTGGCTGTTCATGGCGCGCCGCTACGCCGCGAACAAGCGGGTCGTCGGCGCCGACCTGTACAACGAGGTCCGCCGCAACGCCTTCGACGACCCCAACTGGGGCTGGGGCAACGGCACCGACTGGCAGCGCGCGAGCCAGCAGGTCGCCGACCGCATCCTCACCGAAGCCAACCGGGACCTGCTGATCTTCGTCGAGGGCATCAACTGGACCGGACTGCCGATCGACGGCTTCGCGCACGGCAGGCCGACCCTGGAGCCCGCCCGGACGCTGTCGCACACGCTGGTGGACTCCGGCAAGCTCGTCTATTCGGCGCACTTCTACGGCTACACCGGCCCCAACCACTCCGGCGCGACCGGCATCGGCGAAACGCACGACCCGCGCTACCGCGATCTGTCACCCCAGGACCTGCGGGACACGTTGTACCGGCAGGCGTTCTTCGTCTCCGCCGACACCGGAAAGCACTACACCGCACCGCTGTGGATCAGCGAGTTCGGCGAAGGCCGCAACACCACCGATCCGGCGTCGCGCACGTTCTTCGAGACCTTCGTGAACTACCTGGCCGAGACGGACACGGACTTCGCCTACTGGCCCGCGGTCGGCTTCCAGGCCAACGGTTCCGGCGACGGCTGGGCGTTGCTCGAATACGACTCGGCGGGCCACCGCATCGACGTCCTGGACGGCACCGACTGGCGCGGCCCGGCCTGGCAGCGGCTGATTTCCGCACCGTCGCGGACCGGGCCGATCCCGGACGACGCGGCGCACTGGTCGATGCTGAACCTCGATTACGCCGACTTCCAGGAGTCGCGCCAGGTCCGCGCGCTGCCCGACTGGAATTCCGGCGCCCGCAAGGGCGTCTGCCCGGACGGGCGGCGGCTCGCCGGCCTGGCGCACACCGGCAACCGCGGCCTGTGCACCGGAACGCTCGCCGCGCCCACCGGGTACGTGGTCGTCCGCGACGAGACCCACGTCGACACCGACTGGGCGTCCGGCTACACGAAAACGCAGTGCCCGCCCGACCACGCGGTCGTCGGCTACAGCGTCCAGGGCGCGGCCTTCTCGGCGGTGTTGTGCGGCCGGTCGGCGACACCCCTGGGCCGCACGGGCCGAACGGTGTGGTTCGACCGCGGCGACAACCGCCCGGCCGGCGACCCCGGAGGCGACTTCGCGACCGGGAACTACAAGGGGCAGTGCGCACCGGGGGAGTACGTCGCCGGCGTCGCCTACACCGGCCGGATCGGTTCGAGCCGGACGCCGGACGCGCTGTTCTGCCGGTCCTGA
- a CDS encoding multidrug efflux SMR transporter, which yields MWFWLAGAIVSEVTGTLALRFSDGFSKPWPSLVVVLGYGVAFYSLSQALAKGVPVGVAYGIWSAVGVALIALIGAVFLGESLTWIQVGGIGLLILGVLALELGKSHAT from the coding sequence ATGTGGTTCTGGCTGGCCGGTGCGATCGTCTCCGAGGTGACCGGCACCCTGGCGCTCCGCTTCTCCGACGGGTTCTCCAAACCCTGGCCCTCGCTCGTCGTCGTCCTCGGCTACGGCGTCGCCTTCTACTCGCTGTCGCAAGCACTGGCCAAGGGGGTCCCGGTCGGCGTCGCCTACGGGATCTGGTCCGCCGTCGGGGTCGCCCTGATCGCGCTCATCGGCGCGGTGTTCCTCGGCGAATCGCTCACCTGGATCCAGGTCGGCGGGATCGGCCTGCTCATCCTCGGCGTGCTGGCCCTGGAGCTCGGCAAGTCCCATGCCACCTGA
- a CDS encoding SGNH/GDSL hydrolase family protein, with protein MLYYFASVDDLLVTALREVNERYCAELAAIRDVDGLTAHVVRYAEQDRFLLIAEYELWLLAARRDDLCDELTGWTASCRTWPSASPRVAPTAWPPRSTGSTSGPRSRESTLPRSARSSRMHSERSGGPDLSRTWSGRLLDVAAAVLPGVRRVRGQKESFAQAWEDANRAALASDRPLWVALGDSMTQGIGAASVEGGWVPRLNALLGEPFAVVNLSASGARVADVLEHQLPRMRALSASPVLVTVLVGANDMLTRGRRRAVPDRFGRVLEQLPPGRSVVATLPRRNAAARAANALIDAAAGDGRVHVAELRGPALSPIRGSLADDWFHPNDVGYARIAGLFEAPVRAAARLGGPV; from the coding sequence GTGCTCTACTACTTCGCCTCCGTCGACGACCTGCTGGTGACGGCCCTGCGCGAGGTCAACGAACGCTATTGCGCGGAACTCGCCGCCATCCGGGACGTCGACGGCCTGACCGCCCACGTCGTCCGGTACGCCGAGCAGGACCGGTTCCTGCTGATCGCCGAGTACGAACTGTGGCTGCTCGCCGCCCGCCGCGACGACCTCTGCGACGAGCTGACCGGCTGGACAGCGTCGTGCAGGACCTGGCCGTCCGCCTCGCCGCGCGTCGCCCCGACAGCCTGGCCGCCGCGCTCAACGGGCTCTACCTCCGGGCCGCGCTCACGGGAGTCGACGCTGCCACGGTCCGCGAGGTCCTCGAGAATGCACTCTGAAAGATCAGGAGGGCCAGACTTGAGCCGGACGTGGTCGGGACGGTTGCTCGACGTCGCCGCCGCCGTGCTGCCCGGCGTGCGCCGGGTGCGCGGGCAGAAGGAGTCCTTCGCGCAGGCATGGGAGGACGCCAACCGCGCGGCGCTCGCGTCGGACCGGCCGCTCTGGGTGGCGCTCGGCGACTCGATGACCCAGGGCATCGGCGCGGCGAGCGTCGAGGGCGGGTGGGTACCCCGGCTGAACGCGCTTCTCGGCGAACCGTTCGCGGTGGTCAACCTTTCCGCGTCCGGCGCCCGGGTGGCCGACGTTCTCGAGCACCAGCTTCCCCGGATGCGCGCCCTGTCCGCGTCGCCGGTGCTGGTGACGGTCCTCGTCGGAGCCAACGACATGCTCACCCGGGGCCGCCGCCGCGCGGTCCCGGACCGGTTCGGCCGGGTGCTGGAGCAGCTGCCGCCGGGCCGGTCCGTCGTGGCCACGCTGCCGAGGCGGAACGCGGCGGCCCGGGCGGCCAACGCACTGATCGACGCCGCGGCCGGCGACGGCCGGGTGCACGTAGCCGAGCTGCGCGGGCCGGCGCTGAGCCCGATCCGCGGCAGTCTGGCCGACGACTGGTTTCACCCGAACGACGTCGGCTACGCCCGGATCGCCGGCCTCTTCGAAGCCCCCGTGCGCGCGGCGGCCCGTCTCGGTGGCCCGGTCTAG